The Fulvivirga ligni genome window below encodes:
- a CDS encoding LysE family translocator has product MQDLGIINYGTFVIAGIILNITPGADTLYIMGRSMSQGTRAGIFSVLGIITGALCHVLFASLGLSIVLAQSAVAFEIVKYLGAAYLIYMGIRSIIMAKNSDFSVKANAQKSNRKIYFSGIFTNLLNPKVALFFLAFLPQFIDPAYSESPVPFLILGFTFLTTGTIWCVFVAFFASRLSEKFRQNPKIKVWLDRITGGIFVSLGIKLAFTQK; this is encoded by the coding sequence ATGCAGGATCTGGGAATAATTAATTATGGAACTTTTGTTATCGCCGGTATAATATTAAATATTACACCAGGGGCGGATACTTTATACATCATGGGCCGAAGTATGTCTCAGGGAACCAGAGCAGGTATATTTTCAGTTCTTGGGATTATTACAGGAGCGCTGTGTCATGTTTTGTTTGCTTCACTAGGGTTGTCCATTGTATTGGCACAATCTGCAGTAGCTTTTGAGATCGTAAAATATCTAGGGGCGGCGTATCTGATTTATATGGGAATAAGATCTATCATAATGGCTAAAAATTCTGACTTTTCTGTAAAGGCCAATGCCCAAAAAAGTAATAGAAAGATCTATTTCTCAGGTATTTTCACCAATCTGCTAAACCCGAAAGTGGCATTGTTTTTCCTGGCATTTCTGCCTCAGTTCATTGATCCGGCCTATTCCGAAAGTCCGGTGCCATTTCTTATACTGGGTTTTACGTTTCTGACTACAGGCACTATCTGGTGCGTTTTCGTAGCTTTTTTTGCTTCCAGGTTATCAGAAAAATTCCGTCAAAATCCTAAAATTAAAGTATGGCTTGACAGAATTACGGGTGGCATATTCGTGTCATTAGGTATTAAACTAGCTTTTACTCAAAAGTAG
- a CDS encoding VOC family protein has protein sequence MITRLNHMSVFVLDQESAYEFYVNKLGFKVHTDAPMGPGMRWLTVCPPEQPDLEISLMAIQDGMMFKDGAAEQMRELVKKGTFGFGVFECNDLMATYEELKSKGVVFKKEPTKEFYGYEALFVDDSGNWFSLGEKKKE, from the coding sequence ATGATTACAAGATTAAATCACATGAGCGTGTTCGTGCTTGATCAGGAAAGTGCCTATGAGTTTTATGTAAATAAGTTAGGCTTTAAAGTGCATACCGATGCGCCAATGGGGCCAGGTATGAGGTGGCTAACAGTCTGTCCTCCAGAGCAACCTGACCTGGAAATTAGTTTAATGGCCATCCAGGATGGTATGATGTTCAAAGATGGTGCGGCAGAACAAATGCGCGAACTTGTGAAAAAAGGCACCTTCGGATTTGGCGTGTTTGAATGCAATGACTTAATGGCCACTTACGAAGAGCTGAAATCAAAAGGAGTGGTTTTTAAAAAGGAACCAACAAAAGAGTTTTATGGCTATGAAGCTCTATTTGTAGATGATTCTGGTAACTGGTTTTCTCTTGGGGAGAAGAAAAAGGAATAG
- a CDS encoding TlpA family protein disulfide reductase — translation MKLLNQIVLSFLVLVSVFNNISAQENDMARQVTIAGKVRNHDINLELIKITVNRPGLGPLQLETTIDDEGKFSESFMAYLPTDAWLFYKTNFLILIHPGDSIYVEFDGSKNDRPELLSSIKLGGSHSRDNEDAAAFQKIYYSNELYSDWDSKQKAKMKDAEDYVIYLDSVKTLREDELKHFVSKYKPSGKVALWASTLIQMDYYYNLAYYPDEHISLMNLNRSEWSVPDGYFDGFQNPLPLTEEMLISGYSISHFVNTYHYYYARKKLMAAEENKKFLINGMFAAPTSIYDSLIVYGIMKYTPDDLLRQLVLTELFSQSLDKSEIALYEKYHELVASEITNPGLREPLEQKYREIKKSVDNPKLSSDAMLMKVSSTSAGAIMDSIISVNSGKVIYVDFWATWCGPCLSEMPNSKRLMEQLDEKEVAFVYLCLDSKEDLWKATLSKHQMTGQQYYLDKQQSDDIRASLKINGIPHYFLIDKDGIIIDNGSYLRPDVVEDKIQELLNDQG, via the coding sequence ATGAAATTACTCAACCAGATTGTACTCTCATTTTTAGTTTTGGTCTCTGTTTTCAATAATATTTCTGCTCAGGAAAACGATATGGCCAGGCAAGTTACCATTGCGGGAAAGGTAAGGAACCATGATATTAATCTTGAATTGATAAAGATCACCGTTAACCGTCCCGGCTTAGGCCCCTTGCAGCTTGAGACGACAATCGATGACGAGGGAAAATTTTCTGAGTCATTTATGGCTTATCTGCCTACAGATGCCTGGCTGTTTTATAAAACTAACTTTCTGATATTAATACATCCTGGAGACAGTATATATGTGGAATTTGATGGCAGTAAAAATGATAGACCGGAGTTGCTCAGCTCAATTAAATTAGGAGGTAGTCACAGTAGAGATAATGAAGATGCAGCAGCTTTTCAAAAAATATACTACTCGAACGAATTGTATTCAGACTGGGATTCTAAACAAAAGGCCAAAATGAAGGATGCGGAAGATTATGTGATTTACCTTGATTCCGTAAAAACATTAAGAGAGGATGAACTGAAACATTTTGTTTCAAAATATAAACCATCAGGTAAGGTGGCATTGTGGGCGTCAACATTAATTCAAATGGATTATTATTATAATCTGGCCTATTATCCTGATGAACATATCTCACTTATGAACTTAAACAGATCAGAATGGTCAGTGCCAGACGGGTATTTTGATGGATTTCAAAATCCATTACCATTAACAGAGGAAATGCTCATTAGCGGTTATTCCATATCGCACTTTGTTAATACCTACCATTATTACTATGCCAGGAAGAAATTAATGGCAGCAGAGGAAAATAAAAAGTTCTTAATCAACGGTATGTTCGCTGCGCCTACAAGTATTTATGATTCATTAATTGTTTATGGTATCATGAAGTACACACCAGATGATTTGCTCAGGCAATTGGTTCTTACAGAATTATTTAGCCAGAGTTTGGATAAATCTGAGATTGCCTTGTATGAAAAATATCATGAATTAGTAGCGTCAGAAATTACAAACCCAGGCTTACGAGAACCACTAGAGCAAAAATATAGGGAGATTAAAAAAAGTGTTGATAATCCAAAGTTATCATCAGACGCTATGCTAATGAAGGTCTCGTCTACCTCCGCCGGTGCCATTATGGATAGTATTATTAGTGTAAATAGCGGTAAAGTAATTTACGTTGATTTCTGGGCTACATGGTGCGGACCTTGTCTTAGTGAAATGCCTAATTCCAAGAGATTGATGGAACAATTGGATGAGAAGGAAGTGGCATTTGTGTATCTATGCCTGGATTCTAAAGAGGATCTTTGGAAGGCTACATTATCCAAACATCAAATGACGGGTCAGCAGTATTATTTAGATAAACAGCAGAGTGATGACATTCGAGCGTCACTTAAAATTAATGGTATCCCACATTATTTTTTGATAGATAAAGACGGAATTATCATTGACAATGGCTCCTATCTTCGACCTGATGTAGTAGAAGATAAAATTCAAGAGTTATTGAATGATCAAGGTTAA
- a CDS encoding sugar phosphate isomerase/epimerase family protein — MQLAAISWTFGLSDLEELFSKAQSIGYKAIQYCEDFDKYSAEDVLAVADKFKIQVVGYDPFNCQPSSEKEATLDNSVTFYKKVIDYAEALKVPMATIQGLSTWVADHSDYANGIKQIIAAIKQLSAYAKTKDILLTYEACNHYEVPFLHTAEELIYIIEQAEVDNVKAVLDSFHMNIDEPDPQKALANFPADLLYSYHVSDSGRGGIGTGHIDFEEHYNLLKKSGFDGLVCFEIVIPTCRPDKLPMNSEQMQEFMRQSKDSLQAWRAL; from the coding sequence ATGCAGCTAGCGGCGATATCTTGGACCTTCGGTCTGTCGGATTTGGAAGAACTATTTAGTAAGGCTCAATCCATTGGTTATAAGGCCATTCAATATTGTGAGGACTTTGATAAATACAGTGCGGAAGATGTGCTAGCCGTTGCCGATAAATTTAAGATTCAGGTAGTAGGATATGACCCATTTAACTGCCAGCCATCTTCGGAGAAGGAAGCAACTCTTGATAATTCTGTAACTTTTTATAAAAAGGTAATCGATTATGCTGAGGCTTTAAAGGTGCCGATGGCCACTATTCAGGGCTTATCTACCTGGGTGGCTGATCATTCTGATTATGCCAATGGCATAAAACAGATTATTGCTGCCATAAAGCAGTTAAGCGCTTACGCCAAAACTAAAGACATTTTACTAACCTATGAGGCGTGTAATCATTACGAAGTGCCATTCTTGCATACTGCAGAAGAGCTGATTTACATCATAGAACAGGCAGAAGTGGATAATGTAAAAGCCGTGCTGGACAGCTTTCATATGAATATTGATGAGCCTGATCCGCAAAAAGCACTAGCCAACTTTCCGGCTGATTTACTTTATAGCTACCACGTGTCAGACTCCGGAAGAGGAGGAATTGGGACGGGCCATATTGACTTTGAAGAACATTACAACTTGCTTAAAAAGTCTGGCTTTGATGGTTTAGTCTGTTTTGAAATAGTGATACCAACGTGCCGACCTGATAAACTTCCTATGAATAGTGAGCAGATGCAGGAGTTTATGAGACAATCAAAGGATAGCCTTCAAGCCTGGCGAGCACTTTAA
- a CDS encoding LytR/AlgR family response regulator transcription factor yields MNVVIVEDEPLAAERLSGLIHQYDPSVKVLEEFDTVKSTAAFIDKHNDDIDLLFLDIQLSDGKCFEIFQKTECYKPVVFTTAYDEYMLDAFKLNSLDYLLKPVRFEDLKAALERYKKIKSEDRKFTVDPETIRNLLAGNTKAYKKRFLVKFGKRMQFKNVEDIEYIVAHDKICHIVEKGSGKKYIIDHTLEELDESLLNPQDFFRINRQYIVCITCIKEISNYDQQRLELKLYVPCEERLIVSRSKTQAFKNWLNA; encoded by the coding sequence ATGAATGTGGTAATAGTAGAAGACGAACCTTTGGCCGCAGAGCGCCTTTCTGGCCTTATACATCAGTATGATCCGAGTGTAAAAGTGCTGGAGGAATTTGATACTGTGAAAAGCACAGCGGCTTTCATAGATAAGCATAATGATGATATCGACCTTCTCTTTTTAGATATTCAACTGTCTGACGGTAAATGCTTTGAAATTTTCCAAAAAACAGAATGCTATAAGCCCGTAGTTTTCACCACAGCCTATGATGAGTATATGCTCGATGCATTCAAACTGAATAGTCTCGATTATTTACTTAAACCTGTTCGTTTTGAGGATCTTAAGGCAGCATTGGAAAGGTATAAAAAAATAAAATCTGAAGACAGAAAGTTTACCGTAGACCCTGAGACCATTCGCAATTTACTAGCGGGAAATACTAAGGCTTATAAAAAGCGCTTTTTAGTGAAATTTGGAAAGCGAATGCAATTCAAAAATGTGGAAGATATTGAGTACATAGTAGCTCATGATAAGATTTGCCACATTGTTGAAAAAGGGAGCGGCAAGAAATATATTATTGATCATACCCTGGAAGAGCTGGATGAAAGTCTACTTAACCCTCAGGACTTTTTTAGAATAAACCGACAATATATTGTGTGCATAACCTGCATAAAAGAAATCAGCAACTATGACCAACAGCGCCTGGAGTTAAAGCTTTATGTTCCTTGTGAAGAACGCTTAATCGTGAGTAGAAGTAAAACCCAGGCCTTTAAAAACTGGCTAAATGCCTAA
- a CDS encoding helix-turn-helix domain-containing protein — translation MSEKYPKIYLYKRIVHAKLFMDEHYDEKIDLSQISNESYFSKFHFIRLFKVAYGKTPHQYLTSVRIDRAKVLLAQNTPVIDTCFQVGFNSTSSFTGLFKKTVGITPSDFQVRALRRQEDLKVQPLQFIPACFASHNGWL, via the coding sequence ATGTCAGAGAAGTATCCTAAAATATATCTATACAAACGCATTGTTCATGCTAAATTATTTATGGATGAGCATTATGATGAGAAGATTGATCTCAGCCAGATCTCCAATGAATCTTATTTTTCAAAATTTCATTTTATAAGATTATTTAAGGTTGCCTACGGAAAAACACCTCATCAATACCTTACTTCAGTGAGAATTGATAGAGCGAAAGTATTATTGGCTCAGAATACTCCCGTAATTGACACCTGTTTCCAGGTAGGGTTTAATAGTACCAGTTCTTTTACCGGACTCTTTAAAAAAACGGTGGGAATAACTCCTTCAGATTTTCAAGTAAGGGCCTTGAGAAGGCAGGAAGACTTAAAAGTTCAACCTTTGCAATTCATTCCGGCCTGTTTTGCCAGCCATAATGGGTGGTTATAA
- a CDS encoding pyruvate kinase: protein MKPQKIQEIRSAVTEILNHVEKHEDEHQSLIKTVDKAHQKSAINLMHYLALRSFDIRKLQKRLGNLGMSRLARSEAHVEASLKTTLFFLNHLLGVGSAPNDDYDMSIKQSEKALKKNTKSLLGNTPDKRRLRIMVTIPDKAVKRYELVEEMVASGMNCARINCAHDTPEDWLTMINHIKKASEKLEKEVVITMDVGGPKIRTGEIKGHKGVKHFKPNRNDLGQVVEPAVIKLVSSEKIELGSDELPVNLEWLEKLNVGDEISFKDTRGKSRITKVIEIDENTVITHSDDSAYIETDTQLTAPHGKVKVEELPPVDQIIFLKNDDYLKLYKTSIKGEPAKFDDEGNVVSPAKLSCTLPAALEGIKKGDPIYFDDGEITGEVEAIEDDHFLIRIVKAKSGGTKLKSDKGINLPDSNVQISGLTSKDKEDLKFIAEHADVVNFSFVQTPEDVKDMISELEKLGVKDKLGVILKIETQKGYDNLSKILMEAMKLKKIGVMIARGDLAIETGWERIGSIQKEMLAICNAAHIPVVWATQVLENLAKKGLPSRSEITDVVNAAKAECVMLNKGPHIIEAIKLLDTIIISSEMFQDKNAPVLPKLKKIMKK, encoded by the coding sequence ATGAAACCGCAGAAAATTCAAGAGATAAGGTCAGCTGTAACTGAAATTCTTAATCACGTAGAAAAACATGAGGATGAGCACCAGTCACTCATAAAGACCGTGGATAAAGCTCATCAGAAAAGTGCTATCAACCTGATGCATTACCTGGCCTTACGCTCTTTTGACATTCGTAAGTTGCAAAAACGCCTTGGAAATTTAGGCATGTCACGCCTGGCCCGGTCGGAAGCACATGTGGAGGCTAGCCTCAAAACAACACTGTTTTTTCTCAATCATCTGCTCGGTGTAGGTAGTGCTCCAAATGATGATTATGACATGTCAATAAAGCAGAGTGAGAAGGCCTTGAAAAAGAACACCAAAAGTCTGCTGGGCAATACGCCGGACAAGAGAAGGCTGAGGATAATGGTAACTATTCCTGACAAAGCTGTAAAACGATATGAGCTTGTGGAGGAGATGGTAGCCAGTGGTATGAACTGCGCGAGAATCAATTGTGCTCATGATACACCGGAGGATTGGCTCACGATGATTAACCATATCAAAAAGGCCTCTGAAAAGCTTGAGAAAGAAGTAGTTATAACTATGGATGTGGGTGGGCCAAAGATTAGAACAGGTGAGATTAAAGGGCATAAGGGTGTAAAGCATTTTAAGCCCAACCGAAACGACCTAGGCCAGGTTGTAGAACCTGCAGTAATTAAGCTGGTAAGTAGCGAGAAAATTGAGCTTGGCTCGGATGAATTACCCGTGAACCTGGAATGGCTGGAAAAGTTGAATGTGGGGGATGAAATTTCATTTAAGGATACGAGGGGGAAATCGCGTATAACTAAGGTTATAGAAATAGATGAAAATACTGTTATCACACACAGTGATGATTCCGCCTATATTGAAACCGATACTCAGTTAACGGCACCACACGGTAAGGTAAAGGTTGAAGAGCTACCTCCTGTAGACCAGATCATATTTTTAAAAAATGACGATTATTTAAAACTCTATAAAACTTCGATTAAAGGGGAGCCTGCTAAGTTTGATGATGAAGGCAATGTGGTGAGTCCGGCCAAATTATCATGTACTCTGCCTGCTGCACTGGAAGGCATAAAGAAAGGAGACCCTATTTATTTTGATGATGGTGAAATTACTGGTGAGGTAGAAGCTATAGAAGATGATCATTTCCTGATCCGAATAGTAAAAGCGAAGTCTGGTGGCACCAAGCTTAAATCCGATAAAGGAATCAACCTACCTGATTCTAATGTACAGATCAGCGGCCTTACTTCTAAAGATAAGGAAGACCTTAAATTCATAGCTGAGCATGCTGATGTAGTTAACTTTTCCTTCGTACAAACCCCTGAAGATGTGAAGGATATGATCTCTGAGCTGGAAAAGTTAGGTGTGAAGGATAAGTTAGGAGTTATCCTGAAAATTGAAACTCAAAAGGGCTACGACAACCTTTCGAAGATACTTATGGAGGCCATGAAGCTGAAGAAAATAGGCGTGATGATAGCACGAGGCGACTTGGCCATAGAAACAGGCTGGGAAAGAATAGGTAGCATTCAAAAGGAAATGTTAGCCATATGCAATGCCGCTCATATTCCGGTGGTTTGGGCTACTCAGGTGTTAGAGAATCTGGCGAAAAAGGGCCTACCCTCGCGATCAGAAATAACAGATGTGGTAAATGCCGCGAAAGCTGAATGTGTTATGCTCAATAAAGGTCCACATATCATTGAGGCCATAAAATTATTAGATACCATCATTATCTCATCCGAGATGTTTCAGGATAAGAATGCACCGGTGTTGCCGAAATTGAAGAAGATTATGAAGAAGTAG
- a CDS encoding RDD family protein: protein MYIEGKPDTGNRLGSMVLDHFVMTFIAGIFAIPHMAMIFAKAFNSEHAPPPDVFGPFTYIGLIGFVLYLCKDSFNGRSIGKRALKLQVVNYKTGEPAAPLRCLVRNLLCIIWPIEVIVTLINPNRRIGDMLAGTEVINYNPDHVSGRTRFGQILITFALASFVIILLWTPIYKLTRSIPVWNVEYSENSYNEQESKALEQIFENDFSEDLTADIKIYDEIKNSPGDKYISVILNLEEDLLSDDTMYASISDEARAIIRSQYPNKAFQAKVKFIYRGEFNMIAKAFYM from the coding sequence ATGTATATAGAAGGCAAGCCAGACACCGGCAATCGATTAGGATCTATGGTTTTAGACCATTTTGTAATGACATTTATCGCAGGCATTTTCGCCATACCACATATGGCCATGATTTTCGCCAAGGCCTTTAATTCCGAGCATGCCCCTCCACCTGATGTCTTTGGCCCTTTCACCTACATTGGCTTGATTGGTTTTGTTCTTTATTTATGTAAAGATTCCTTCAATGGCAGAAGTATCGGCAAAAGAGCTCTTAAATTACAAGTGGTGAACTATAAAACCGGTGAGCCTGCTGCCCCTCTCAGATGTTTGGTAAGAAACTTATTATGTATCATATGGCCAATAGAAGTTATTGTTACATTGATTAACCCTAATAGAAGAATTGGTGACATGCTGGCAGGCACCGAGGTGATCAATTATAATCCTGATCATGTCAGCGGCAGGACAAGATTTGGGCAGATTCTAATAACATTCGCTCTGGCCTCTTTTGTAATAATTTTATTATGGACGCCCATTTATAAACTAACCAGAAGTATTCCGGTATGGAATGTTGAGTATTCAGAAAACAGCTATAATGAGCAAGAGAGTAAAGCCTTAGAGCAGATATTTGAAAATGATTTTAGCGAGGATTTGACGGCAGATATCAAAATTTATGATGAAATAAAGAACAGCCCAGGCGATAAATACATATCCGTCATCCTAAATTTAGAAGAAGACCTGCTGTCCGATGATACCATGTATGCCTCTATTTCCGATGAGGCAAGGGCCATCATTCGCTCACAGTATCCTAACAAAGCCTTTCAGGCCAAAGTTAAATTTATTTATAGGGGTGAATTTAATATGATTGCAAAGGCTTTTTATATGTAA
- a CDS encoding voltage-gated chloride channel family protein, translated as MNKEKLRNLLSSIEQIPSLVYVLKWFVICLLIGAVAGSISAFFLVSLEWATNWREEHLWIIALLPVGGFIVGLSYHLYGDSVVKGNNLLLEEFHSPKKIIPFKMAPLVLFGTVVTHFFGGSAGREGTAVQIGGAVADRFTKIFKLSNRDRKIILIAGISAGFASVFGTPLAGGVFALEVLILGRIRLDAIIPSFLAAVLSDYFCRIWNVSHTHYHIDSVVDMNVPNLGWAILAGIIFGLVAMLFSKSTHFWSSLFKSKIKYPPLRPVIGGAILAIAIYLIGTTKYIGLGVPTIVASFHEQMNSYDFLLKVLFTSFTLGAGFKGGEVTPLFYIGATLGNALIWFIPLPMDLLAGMGFVAVFAGATNTPLACALMGIELFGIESGVFIAIACSVAYLFSGHSGVYSSQLIGSPKNSRYIREKGLSLSDIARRRKERSRKP; from the coding sequence ATGAATAAAGAAAAGCTTCGCAACCTTCTCAGCTCTATCGAGCAAATTCCTTCTTTAGTATACGTTCTTAAATGGTTTGTAATTTGCCTCCTGATTGGTGCAGTGGCAGGGAGCATTTCTGCCTTCTTTTTGGTAAGTCTTGAGTGGGCGACCAACTGGCGTGAAGAGCACCTTTGGATTATTGCCCTTCTTCCGGTGGGTGGTTTTATAGTAGGACTTTCATATCATCTATATGGAGATAGCGTGGTAAAAGGCAATAACCTTTTACTGGAAGAATTTCATAGCCCCAAAAAGATTATCCCGTTCAAAATGGCTCCTTTAGTGCTTTTTGGCACTGTGGTAACTCACTTTTTTGGTGGCTCTGCTGGTAGAGAGGGTACTGCAGTACAAATTGGAGGAGCCGTGGCTGACAGGTTCACTAAAATATTCAAGCTATCTAACCGCGATAGAAAGATCATTTTGATTGCTGGTATTAGTGCTGGTTTTGCTTCTGTTTTTGGAACACCTCTTGCCGGTGGTGTATTTGCTCTAGAGGTTCTTATTCTAGGAAGAATACGGCTAGATGCCATCATACCAAGCTTTCTGGCGGCCGTATTATCTGATTACTTCTGCAGAATATGGAACGTATCACACACTCATTATCATATTGATTCTGTGGTAGATATGAATGTTCCTAACCTGGGTTGGGCCATATTAGCTGGTATAATATTCGGGTTAGTGGCCATGCTTTTCTCTAAGTCTACCCATTTCTGGAGCAGCCTTTTTAAAAGTAAAATAAAATATCCTCCATTAAGACCTGTAATTGGTGGTGCCATATTGGCCATAGCTATCTATCTGATAGGCACTACTAAGTATATAGGCCTTGGTGTTCCTACCATTGTCGCCTCTTTTCATGAACAAATGAACTCCTATGACTTTCTGTTGAAGGTGCTATTTACCTCATTCACTTTAGGAGCCGGCTTTAAAGGCGGAGAAGTAACACCGCTATTTTATATAGGCGCCACCCTGGGCAATGCTCTAATCTGGTTTATCCCACTACCCATGGACCTTCTAGCTGGTATGGGATTCGTAGCTGTTTTTGCTGGTGCCACCAATACGCCTTTGGCCTGCGCATTAATGGGAATAGAGCTATTTGGCATAGAATCAGGCGTCTTCATAGCCATTGCCTGTAGTGTCGCTTATCTTTTTTCCGGCCATTCAGGCGTGTACTCTTCACAGCTGATTGGCAGCCCTAAAAATAGTCGTTATATCAGGGAGAAAGGCTTATCACTTTCTGATATTGCACGCCGCAGGAAAGAAAGATCAAGAAAACCTTAA
- a CDS encoding YdeI/OmpD-associated family protein has protein sequence MKFKAHIFQKGNNLGIEVPEEIIEKFGAGKKPPVSITLQGYTYQTTVGVMAGKYLIPLNSSHRKHVDVNGGENIEVDVQLDTAPREVEIPSALKGEFKNNKVAADFYENLSPSYKNKIATLIDSAKTDETRNKRVAKVMEDLSQGVKP, from the coding sequence ATGAAATTTAAAGCACATATATTTCAAAAAGGCAACAATCTGGGCATTGAGGTACCAGAGGAAATAATTGAAAAATTTGGCGCAGGGAAAAAGCCGCCTGTATCCATCACTCTCCAGGGTTACACTTATCAAACTACGGTTGGCGTAATGGCTGGCAAATATTTAATTCCATTGAATAGTTCACACCGCAAGCATGTGGATGTAAATGGTGGTGAAAATATTGAAGTAGATGTACAGCTGGATACCGCCCCGCGCGAGGTAGAAATACCAAGTGCATTGAAAGGTGAATTTAAAAACAATAAAGTGGCCGCTGATTTCTATGAAAATTTATCTCCGAGCTATAAAAATAAAATAGCAACTCTAATAGATTCAGCAAAAACAGATGAAACCAGAAATAAAAGAGTGGCTAAAGTGATGGAAGACCTCAGCCAGGGCGTAAAGCCTTAG
- a CDS encoding DUF427 domain-containing protein: MKAIWNGQLLAESDNTVVIEGNHYFPKESIKSEYFKDSATHTICPWKGTASYYTLAVDGEENKDVAWYYPETKQAAKVIEGYVAFWKGVAIED, translated from the coding sequence ATGAAAGCTATATGGAATGGACAGCTACTGGCTGAAAGCGACAACACCGTGGTTATTGAAGGCAACCATTATTTTCCTAAAGAAAGTATTAAATCAGAGTATTTTAAAGACTCGGCCACTCATACCATCTGTCCGTGGAAAGGAACGGCATCATACTACACATTGGCTGTAGATGGGGAAGAGAATAAAGATGTGGCCTGGTATTATCCTGAAACCAAACAGGCCGCAAAAGTAATTGAAGGCTATGTTGCCTTTTGGAAAGGCGTTGCTATTGAGGACTAG